The following are from one region of the Salvia splendens isolate huo1 chromosome 2, SspV2, whole genome shotgun sequence genome:
- the LOC121762512 gene encoding putative phytosulfokines 6 isoform X3 — MNSNFHKLLLILLVFSTATASARKMASTKAAGEVDQQIKGEESDLKVASVDSFDLMGVEECGNGETECLMRRAVSEAHLDYIYTEKKGN; from the exons ATGAACTCTAATTTTCATAAACTCCTACTCATTCTCCTTGTTTTCTCCACTGCCACCGCATCTGCAAGAAAAATGGCTTCAACGAAAG CAGCAGGAGAAGTGGATCAACAAATCAAGGGTGAGGAATCTGATTTAAAGGTTGCAAGTGTTGATTCTTTTGAT TTGATGGGGGTGGAAGAATGTGGAAATGGAGAGACAGAGTGTTTGATGAGAAGGGCTGTTTCGGAGGCCCATTTGGATTATATCTACACAGAGAAGAAGGGCAACTAA
- the LOC121762512 gene encoding putative phytosulfokines 6 isoform X4: protein MNSNFHKLLLILLVFSTATASARKMASTKAGEVDQQIKGEESDLKVASVDSFDLMGVEECGNGETECLMRRAVSEAHLDYIYTEKKGN, encoded by the exons ATGAACTCTAATTTTCATAAACTCCTACTCATTCTCCTTGTTTTCTCCACTGCCACCGCATCTGCAAGAAAAATGGCTTCAACGAAAG CAGGAGAAGTGGATCAACAAATCAAGGGTGAGGAATCTGATTTAAAGGTTGCAAGTGTTGATTCTTTTGAT TTGATGGGGGTGGAAGAATGTGGAAATGGAGAGACAGAGTGTTTGATGAGAAGGGCTGTTTCGGAGGCCCATTTGGATTATATCTACACAGAGAAGAAGGGCAACTAA
- the LOC121762512 gene encoding putative phytosulfokines 6 isoform X1: MNSNFHKLLLILLVFSTATASARKMASTKAAGEVDQQIKGEESDLKVASVDSFDKLMGVEECGNGETECLMRRAVSEAHLDYIYTEKKGN, encoded by the exons ATGAACTCTAATTTTCATAAACTCCTACTCATTCTCCTTGTTTTCTCCACTGCCACCGCATCTGCAAGAAAAATGGCTTCAACGAAAG CAGCAGGAGAAGTGGATCAACAAATCAAGGGTGAGGAATCTGATTTAAAGGTTGCAAGTGTTGATTCTTTTGAT AAGTTGATGGGGGTGGAAGAATGTGGAAATGGAGAGACAGAGTGTTTGATGAGAAGGGCTGTTTCGGAGGCCCATTTGGATTATATCTACACAGAGAAGAAGGGCAACTAA
- the LOC121762512 gene encoding putative phytosulfokines 6 isoform X2, with product MNSNFHKLLLILLVFSTATASARKMASTKAGEVDQQIKGEESDLKVASVDSFDKLMGVEECGNGETECLMRRAVSEAHLDYIYTEKKGN from the exons ATGAACTCTAATTTTCATAAACTCCTACTCATTCTCCTTGTTTTCTCCACTGCCACCGCATCTGCAAGAAAAATGGCTTCAACGAAAG CAGGAGAAGTGGATCAACAAATCAAGGGTGAGGAATCTGATTTAAAGGTTGCAAGTGTTGATTCTTTTGAT AAGTTGATGGGGGTGGAAGAATGTGGAAATGGAGAGACAGAGTGTTTGATGAGAAGGGCTGTTTCGGAGGCCCATTTGGATTATATCTACACAGAGAAGAAGGGCAACTAA
- the LOC121787283 gene encoding uncharacterized protein At4g22758-like isoform X2, producing the protein MASPKSHRKESREKNKKGRLSEKASSFHGRDAGAFSDMVPRPRTVPDLLAGGIPSHPPKLTKLLVNVTIQRSPGPIHVLMPPEATVHDLITAALRQYVNEARRPVLPSTAASAFDLHYSQFSLERLDKEAEIVELGSRNFFLCPRHTENGGVCVSKEECWCAPILQ; encoded by the exons atggCGTCGCCGAAGAGTCACCGGAAAGAGAGCCGGGAGAAGAACAAGAAGGGGCGTTTGTCGGAGAAGGCGTCGTCGTTTCACGGGAGGGACGCCGGAGCTTTCTCCGACATGGTTCCGCGGCCGAGGACAGTGCCGGACTTGCTGGCCGGCGGGATTCCATCGCATCCGCCGAAGCTAACTAAGTTACTGGTGAACGTGACGATACAGAGGAGCCCTGGCCCCATCCACGTTTTAATGCCGCCGGAGGCCACCGTGCACGACTTGATCACGGCCGCACTCCGCCAGTATGTGAACGAGGCGCGGAGGCCGGTTCTTCCgtccaccgccgcctccgcatTCGATCTCCATTACTCCCAGTTCAGCTTAGAAA GGTTGGATAAGGAGGCGGAAATAGTGGAGTTGGGATCAAGAAACTTCTTCCTCTGTCCCAGACACACGGAAAACGGCGGCGTGTGCGTATCAAAGGAGGAG TGTTGGTGTGCCCCGATTCTACAATAG
- the LOC121787283 gene encoding uncharacterized protein At4g22758-like isoform X1: MASPKSHRKESREKNKKGRLSEKASSFHGRDAGAFSDMVPRPRTVPDLLAGGIPSHPPKLTKLLVNVTIQRSPGPIHVLMPPEATVHDLITAALRQYVNEARRPVLPSTAASAFDLHYSQFSLERLDKEAEIVELGSRNFFLCPRHTENGGVCVSKEEVTNKGLPCLKFMDFLL; this comes from the exons atggCGTCGCCGAAGAGTCACCGGAAAGAGAGCCGGGAGAAGAACAAGAAGGGGCGTTTGTCGGAGAAGGCGTCGTCGTTTCACGGGAGGGACGCCGGAGCTTTCTCCGACATGGTTCCGCGGCCGAGGACAGTGCCGGACTTGCTGGCCGGCGGGATTCCATCGCATCCGCCGAAGCTAACTAAGTTACTGGTGAACGTGACGATACAGAGGAGCCCTGGCCCCATCCACGTTTTAATGCCGCCGGAGGCCACCGTGCACGACTTGATCACGGCCGCACTCCGCCAGTATGTGAACGAGGCGCGGAGGCCGGTTCTTCCgtccaccgccgcctccgcatTCGATCTCCATTACTCCCAGTTCAGCTTAGAAA GGTTGGATAAGGAGGCGGAAATAGTGGAGTTGGGATCAAGAAACTTCTTCCTCTGTCCCAGACACACGGAAAACGGCGGCGTGTGCGTATCAAAGGAGGAGGTAACCAACAAAGGCTTGCCTTGCCTCAAATTCATGGATTTTTTACTCTAA
- the LOC121787258 gene encoding splicing factor U2af small subunit B-like, giving the protein MAEHLASIFGTEKDRVNCPFYFKIGACRHGDRCSRLHTKPSISPTLLLSNMYQRPDMITPGVDAQGHPIDPKKMQEHFEDFYEDLFEELNKYGEIESLNICDNLADHMVGNVYVQFREEDHAANALNNLTGRFYAGRPIIVDFSPVTDFREATCRQYEEDACNRGGYCNFMHLKRISRELRHQLFGKRRSRHNRSRSRSPHRHRSYDDRSHGSRSHSRSYDDRDHHGSRSRRRKSTSPRSRRGRSRSPGGRRNRSPVREGSEERRAKIAQWNREKEEAEHANSKASAGGEDRRAENDDSHIVDNEGNDVRMQQNGYEY; this is encoded by the exons ATGGCGGAGCACTTGGCGTCAATTTTTGGTACGGAGAAGGACAGGGTTAACTGCCCCTTCTACTTCAAAATCGGCGCCTGTAGGCACGGCGACCGTTGTTCCCGTCTCCACACAAAGCCCAGCATCAGCCCAACGCTTCTGCTTTCCAATATGTACCAGCGTCCCGACATGATTACTCCCGGCGTCGACGCTCAGGGCCATCCCATCGATCCCAAAAAGATGCAGGAACACTTCGAG GACTTTTATGAAGATCTGTTTGAGGAGTTAAACAAATACGGGGAGATTGAAAGCTTAAATATTTGTGACAATCTAGCTGACCATATG GTTGGCAATGTTTATGTCCAATTTAGGGAGGAAGATCATGCTGCTAATGCTCTTAACAACCTGACTGGACGGTTCTATGCAG GACGCCCCATTATTGTTGATTTCTCCCCAGTGACTGATTTTCGGGAAGCTACCTGTAGGCAGTATGAGGAGGATGCATGCAACCGTGGTGGCTACTGTAACTTCATGCATCTGAAAAGGATTAGCAG GGAGTTGAGGCACCAATTATTTGGGAAGCGTAGGAGCAGACACAACCGTAGCAGGAGCAGGAGTCCCCATCGGCACCGTAGTTATGATGACCGCTCACATGGGAGTCGGAGTCACAGCAGATCGTATGATGATCGTGATCACCATGGAAGTCGAAGCAGGAGGCGCAAGAGCACAAGTCCAAGAAGTAGGAGGGGTAGAAGTCGAAGTCCAGGTGGCAGGAGGAATCGTAGTCCTGTAAGGGAAGGAAGTGAAGAGAGGCGTGCTAAAATTGCACAGTGGAATagggagaaggaagaagcagaACATGCTAACAGCAAGGCAAGTGCTGGTGGTGAGGATCGAAGAGCTGAAAATGACGACTCCCACATTGTGGACAATGAAGGAAATGATGTACGAATGCAGCAGAATGGATATGAGTATTGA